The following proteins are co-located in the Leptospira limi genome:
- a CDS encoding SH3 domain-containing protein — protein MLNYISIFCFFLFPMVLLPCEPFVTKVLSPIDHSSKDKSFSEFKVKFLKTLKSKDRKSLESFLDKDIHFTFGPETGKKEFLKSFQLTEKPNDSDFWNLMNDTIQLGLRQNAEGQMVAPYFFETFPSDYDPFSHYLIIGKNVNVREEASKESKVIAQLSYQIVKSEADDLDGRRLEKESNCNWKKICTPQGKAGFVCDRFIRSPLDYRAFFEKKNGQWYLTTFIVGD, from the coding sequence ATGTTGAATTACATTTCCATTTTCTGTTTTTTCCTTTTCCCTATGGTTCTTCTGCCATGTGAACCTTTTGTTACAAAAGTTTTGTCACCTATCGACCATTCATCGAAAGACAAAAGTTTTTCGGAATTCAAAGTCAAATTTTTAAAAACCTTAAAATCAAAAGATCGTAAATCCTTAGAATCTTTTTTGGACAAAGACATTCATTTTACTTTTGGTCCAGAAACTGGCAAAAAAGAATTTTTAAAATCATTCCAACTGACAGAAAAACCAAATGATTCTGATTTTTGGAATTTAATGAATGATACAATCCAGTTAGGGTTACGTCAAAATGCGGAAGGCCAAATGGTAGCTCCTTATTTTTTTGAAACATTCCCAAGTGATTATGATCCCTTTTCGCATTATCTCATCATTGGTAAAAATGTAAATGTAAGAGAGGAGGCATCAAAAGAATCAAAGGTGATTGCCCAACTCAGTTACCAAATTGTTAAGTCAGAGGCTGATGATTTGGATGGAAGGAGACTGGAAAAGGAAAGTAATTGTAATTGGAAAAAGATTTGTACACCTCAGGGAAAAGCCGGATTTGTTTGTGATCGATTCATCCGTAGTCCTCTCGACTACAGAGCTTTTTTCGAAAAAAAGAATGGGCAGTGGTATCTAACAACATTCATTGTTGGCGATTGA
- a CDS encoding TIGR04452 family lipoprotein: protein MLKKLLLGAIALSFTNCLVLNPLGATIDREKGSVAAGRITDAAIQTDLVNSTLLAGRPAISLITLLASDIAKIESDKYYVKADVDQCIDDITGFKGFVLGSLITNIISCQDLKTDGYITGDPFPSF from the coding sequence ATGTTAAAAAAATTGCTTTTAGGTGCCATCGCACTTTCTTTCACCAACTGTTTGGTTTTAAATCCACTTGGTGCAACAATTGATAGGGAAAAAGGTTCTGTCGCTGCGGGTCGAATCACGGATGCAGCCATCCAAACCGATTTGGTTAATTCAACTCTATTGGCAGGAAGACCTGCGATTTCACTTATCACATTACTCGCTTCCGATATTGCAAAAATTGAATCAGATAAATATTATGTAAAAGCAGATGTTGATCAATGCATCGATGACATTACTGGATTCAAAGGTTTTGTACTTGGGTCTTTGATCACAAATATTATATCCTGCCAGGATTTGAAAACAGATGGATATATTACTGGAGATCCGTTCCCAAGCTTCTAA
- a CDS encoding Spy/CpxP family protein refolding chaperone, with protein sequence MISFKKALKITTTLGLVSVMAFAFGNCRGHKDFEKRIEWVTSKLTSKLDLDDAQKAKLESIKAELIAKHKEMKPKHESWAKELASQIRSEKIDTKYLDKMSAERETRHQEMRKFFQTKLVEFHAVLKPEQREKFAELVEKFASRHQSPEE encoded by the coding sequence ATGATCTCTTTTAAAAAAGCTCTCAAAATCACAACGACTCTTGGTCTTGTTTCAGTTATGGCGTTTGCCTTTGGAAATTGCCGTGGTCACAAAGACTTTGAAAAACGAATCGAATGGGTAACCTCCAAACTCACTTCAAAATTAGATTTGGATGATGCTCAGAAAGCAAAACTAGAAAGTATCAAAGCAGAACTCATTGCTAAACATAAGGAGATGAAACCAAAACATGAATCTTGGGCCAAAGAATTAGCAAGTCAGATTCGTTCTGAAAAAATTGATACCAAGTATCTCGACAAAATGAGTGCAGAAAGAGAAACACGCCACCAAGAAATGCGTAAGTTTTTCCAAACAAAACTTGTTGAGTTCCATGCGGTTCTAAAACCAGAACAACGGGAAAAATTTGCGGAACTCGTTGAAAAATTTGCATCTCGTCACCAATCACCTGAAGAGTAA
- a CDS encoding RNA polymerase sigma factor: MANFDFESVVKETKYLVLKTIGDTLIDRFDDATEDVVQEVYFRVFKSLEKGGFDGRSKLSTWIYTIAKNEALRMNEKRLREEEKAKRYLQKNKSNLFQSDENHSILKQEWIESTLLKIPEVYQKTVRLYLSGKTMDEIANELNIKEGTVKSRLFRTKEWIRKSLPGVKNEFQES, encoded by the coding sequence ATGGCAAATTTTGACTTCGAATCTGTAGTCAAAGAAACCAAATACTTGGTTTTAAAAACGATCGGTGACACACTCATCGATCGTTTTGACGATGCCACTGAAGATGTAGTTCAGGAAGTGTATTTTCGTGTTTTTAAGTCCCTCGAAAAAGGTGGTTTTGATGGTCGATCTAAGCTTTCCACTTGGATCTACACGATTGCAAAAAATGAAGCCTTACGTATGAACGAAAAACGTTTGCGAGAAGAAGAGAAAGCAAAACGATATTTACAAAAAAACAAATCGAACTTATTCCAATCTGATGAGAATCATTCCATTTTAAAACAAGAGTGGATTGAATCTACCTTACTCAAAATCCCAGAAGTATACCAAAAGACAGTACGATTGTATTTATCAGGCAAAACAATGGATGAAATTGCAAACGAACTTAACATCAAAGAGGGAACCGTAAAATCCAGATTGTTTCGTACAAAAGAATGGATTCGAAAATCGTTGCCAGGAGTGAAAAATGAATTCCAAGAATCATAA
- a CDS encoding sulfite exporter TauE/SafE family protein, whose product MDQLTNLSFFASIIIYGLLSSFHCALMCGPFISLLQTSNPSKQIPVILYHLGRMVSYSFLGIVLGLMGKGANAIGELKSIQSIAGIFTFVLLLFFLIRMLFLSTNSKFGTLPKGISNILQKIREKTNLNGLGFGIGILSALLPCGVLYPAYAASFATGSAVTGGLVMFCFYLGTIPMLTGLSVVMGKIRNYIQPKWIPVFGTVIILTSLGFLLFRLFFHAHSESCDHLI is encoded by the coding sequence ATGGACCAACTGACAAACCTTAGTTTTTTTGCTTCTATCATTATCTATGGTTTACTCAGTAGTTTTCACTGTGCCTTGATGTGTGGACCGTTTATTTCTCTCCTGCAAACATCGAATCCATCCAAACAAATACCCGTGATTCTCTATCATTTAGGCCGGATGGTATCGTATTCCTTTTTAGGAATTGTGTTAGGATTGATGGGCAAAGGAGCAAACGCAATAGGAGAACTCAAGTCCATCCAAAGCATTGCTGGAATTTTTACATTTGTCCTGTTACTCTTTTTTTTGATACGTATGCTTTTCCTTTCAACAAATTCTAAATTTGGAACATTACCAAAAGGGATTTCTAATATTTTACAAAAAATCCGTGAAAAAACAAATCTGAATGGTTTAGGGTTTGGAATTGGAATTCTCAGTGCTCTCCTACCCTGTGGTGTTTTGTACCCAGCATATGCTGCATCCTTTGCAACAGGAAGTGCAGTTACAGGGGGGCTTGTGATGTTTTGTTTTTATCTAGGCACAATCCCAATGCTGACTGGCCTAAGTGTTGTTATGGGGAAAATCCGAAACTACATTCAACCCAAGTGGATTCCAGTTTTTGGTACTGTGATCATTCTCACTTCACTTGGGTTTTTACTCTTCCGATTGTTCTTTCATGCCCACTCGGAGTCTTGTGATCATTTGATCTAA
- a CDS encoding cbb3-type cytochrome oxidase assembly protein: protein MEALYLTIPMAMCIAGFFLYVFVLAFRKGQFEDIESPKYRMFFEEEYPVQSKVEPSLTKAEDKQNGPTDKP from the coding sequence ATGGAAGCCCTCTATTTAACCATTCCCATGGCAATGTGTATTGCTGGTTTCTTTTTATATGTATTTGTTTTGGCATTCCGAAAAGGCCAATTCGAAGACATTGAGTCACCTAAATATAGAATGTTTTTTGAAGAAGAATACCCTGTTCAATCAAAAGTGGAACCTTCCTTAACAAAAGCAGAAGACAAACAAAATGGACCAACTGACAAACCTTAG
- a CDS encoding heavy metal translocating P-type ATPase: MKETTSQNTTTECDHCGNPIRLVRIESKLGDETKVFCCEGCETVYSIIHSLGGSYYYSLKGNTKLSPVEIEENDTEIENELVYQKFVRPSGEFSEVSIQITNIHCSACVWINEKVLNEEEGILSAQINFASGRARIRFDKSKIKIARILSLIRAIGYKPILFSPTEGNLQKSKQLKTLLLRIGVAGFCFGNIMILSVALYSGYFTGIDLNLKRMFHYASWVFATPAYLYSGFPFMSGFLTSIRRRTLSMDFLLFLGISMAYFYSVFVTLTDKGEVYFDSVAMIYFFILIGKYFEEKARVFASDKLESILCKLPETSVLISENTETTIPSSEIKLGDKIQVAPGKRIPVDAILLSKETYVDESFLTGESVPIRKQTGDTILAGSLTMDNPALILANSDYHASTLSSLKLRLEEALHLKPKIQILTERIASYFISVVFLLAFVCFGVWMFVTNGNLEQSLVTTISVLIVACPCALGISVPTALVTNHILNAEKGVLLKNPSVVETLAKANTIYLDKTGTLTEGKFLVRLVTVSEDHLPFVYRIEKEINHPLAKSLVKYLSPFHLVKEKAKEMDLVQLQNIPGQGVKGTILWLGNEHSVLIGNQTLLKDQNITIDSHTEKEGSIIYVAIDGKMLGQFVLADEVRQGAHSFVTLLKQMIPKIAILSGDRFPAVKSIANTLGIQQFYSDLSPEEKANIIQDSQNKGNVVIMVGDGINDSLSLARANVSISHTEAEDMSLEKSDVVLTSGNLNGLIHSLLSAKKTKEVILQNIIISFCYNSIMLPLAMFGLMLPVICAVFMACSSLTVLINSLSIRIRIPKWKPSI; the protein is encoded by the coding sequence ATGAAGGAAACAACATCACAAAACACAACAACGGAATGTGACCACTGTGGGAATCCAATTCGTTTGGTTCGTATCGAATCCAAATTGGGGGACGAAACAAAAGTTTTCTGTTGTGAAGGTTGTGAAACGGTTTATTCCATTATCCATTCATTGGGTGGTAGTTACTATTACAGCCTAAAAGGAAATACAAAACTCAGTCCCGTTGAAATCGAAGAGAATGACACCGAGATTGAGAATGAATTGGTATACCAAAAGTTCGTAAGGCCTTCCGGAGAATTTTCTGAAGTTTCAATCCAAATCACGAATATCCATTGTTCTGCCTGCGTTTGGATCAATGAAAAAGTTTTGAATGAGGAAGAAGGAATCCTATCTGCTCAAATTAATTTTGCTTCTGGGCGTGCAAGAATCCGATTTGATAAATCTAAGATTAAAATCGCACGTATTCTTTCTCTAATCCGTGCGATTGGTTATAAACCGATTTTATTCTCCCCTACCGAAGGGAATTTACAAAAATCAAAACAACTAAAAACTTTATTACTTCGCATTGGTGTGGCGGGTTTTTGTTTTGGAAATATCATGATTCTCAGTGTTGCATTGTACTCTGGTTACTTCACTGGAATTGATCTCAATCTCAAACGTATGTTTCACTATGCCTCTTGGGTTTTTGCAACACCTGCCTACTTATATTCCGGATTCCCTTTTATGTCGGGGTTTTTAACAAGTATTAGAAGGCGAACTCTCTCCATGGATTTCCTTTTATTTTTAGGAATTTCGATGGCTTACTTCTATTCCGTCTTTGTCACCTTAACCGATAAGGGAGAAGTGTATTTTGATTCCGTCGCGATGATTTATTTCTTTATTTTAATAGGTAAGTACTTTGAAGAAAAGGCAAGGGTCTTTGCTTCTGATAAATTAGAATCAATTCTTTGTAAACTTCCAGAAACTTCAGTTCTTATCAGTGAAAATACTGAAACCACAATCCCTAGTAGCGAGATTAAGTTAGGTGATAAAATCCAAGTTGCTCCAGGTAAACGAATTCCTGTCGATGCAATTTTATTGTCAAAGGAAACCTATGTTGATGAATCATTTTTAACAGGGGAATCTGTTCCGATTCGAAAACAAACAGGAGATACCATTCTTGCTGGTTCCCTCACAATGGACAATCCAGCTCTTATCCTCGCCAATTCTGATTACCATGCTTCGACATTATCTTCACTGAAACTACGATTAGAGGAAGCTCTTCACTTAAAACCAAAAATCCAAATCCTAACTGAAAGAATTGCCTCTTATTTTATTTCTGTCGTTTTCCTATTGGCATTTGTTTGTTTTGGAGTCTGGATGTTTGTCACAAATGGTAATTTAGAACAGAGTTTGGTCACAACGATATCTGTTCTGATTGTTGCCTGTCCATGTGCTTTAGGAATTTCAGTTCCCACGGCCCTCGTCACAAATCATATTTTGAATGCTGAAAAAGGTGTACTTTTAAAAAATCCGTCCGTTGTGGAAACTTTAGCAAAGGCAAATACAATTTATTTGGATAAAACAGGGACACTCACGGAAGGGAAATTCCTTGTTCGTTTGGTGACTGTTTCAGAAGACCACCTACCATTTGTTTATCGAATCGAAAAGGAAATTAACCATCCCTTAGCCAAATCTCTCGTAAAGTATCTTTCCCCTTTCCATTTGGTGAAGGAAAAAGCAAAAGAAATGGATCTTGTCCAATTACAGAATATCCCAGGACAAGGTGTCAAAGGAACTATCCTTTGGTTGGGTAACGAACATTCGGTTCTCATTGGAAACCAAACTCTTCTGAAAGACCAAAACATAACCATTGATTCCCATACAGAGAAAGAAGGCTCTATCATCTACGTTGCCATTGATGGTAAGATGTTAGGGCAATTTGTACTGGCAGATGAAGTGAGGCAAGGTGCTCATTCATTTGTGACTTTACTGAAACAAATGATTCCAAAAATAGCCATCCTTTCTGGCGATCGTTTCCCAGCGGTAAAATCCATTGCAAATACATTAGGGATCCAACAGTTTTATTCAGATCTTTCTCCCGAAGAAAAAGCAAATATCATCCAAGATTCACAAAACAAAGGCAATGTGGTCATTATGGTGGGTGATGGAATCAATGACAGTTTATCTTTGGCTAGGGCAAATGTTTCCATTTCGCATACGGAAGCTGAAGATATGTCACTCGAAAAATCGGACGTCGTACTTACTTCTGGAAATTTAAACGGACTCATTCATTCTTTATTATCTGCCAAAAAAACAAAAGAAGTCATATTACAAAACATTATCATTTCTTTCTGTTACAATTCGATTATGTTACCACTTGCCATGTTTGGTTTGATGTTACCCGTAATCTGTGCAGTATTTATGGCTTGTTCTAGTTTGACAGTTCTCATCAATTCGTTATCAATACGGATAAGGATCCCCAAATGGAAGCCCTCTATTTAA
- a CDS encoding FixH family protein has protein sequence MFKDLHPSLRNAMYVVLFSFTGLVAATFYTIRLTYKHFEPVMDKNYYEIGLNYEKAIENQKELIKQGYKLSTNWDKTTILPLGDLELTVTLNQNESFVKADSMYVILERNATTKNTTRYDLKPSDLTFTGKIPLKESGTWNMRLIANISGKSFEREGKIIVK, from the coding sequence ATGTTCAAAGACTTACACCCTAGTTTACGCAATGCAATGTATGTAGTATTGTTTAGTTTTACTGGCCTTGTGGCTGCAACATTTTATACAATACGTCTTACTTACAAACATTTTGAACCAGTCATGGACAAAAACTATTATGAAATTGGTTTGAATTATGAAAAGGCGATCGAGAATCAAAAAGAATTGATCAAACAAGGTTACAAATTGTCTACCAATTGGGACAAAACAACAATACTTCCTCTAGGTGATTTAGAATTAACAGTGACTTTAAATCAAAACGAATCATTTGTGAAAGCAGATTCAATGTATGTCATACTGGAACGTAATGCAACCACCAAAAACACTACTCGATATGATTTAAAACCATCAGATCTCACTTTCACTGGAAAAATTCCATTAAAGGAATCAGGAACTTGGAACATGAGGCTGATTGCAAATATCAGCGGAAAATCCTTTGAGAGAGAAGGTAAAATCATAGTTAAATGA
- the ccoG gene encoding cytochrome c oxidase accessory protein CcoG, which translates to MIISRPQSGKVRTRRNIVMSFLVGLFLVAPWVVLPEGSPLIRLDIPKRMFHLFGGLFIPQEGLILWFFLLTMGLSLFFFTSVIGRVWCGWGCPQTIYTDLFDRIGRFVLDSKYGKKDASIIGKYTVYFLWIVVSFIASFHWIAYFVSPYEMLADYMSLSAFSETYFYFTLFFTAAMFIDIGFIREQFCRYACPYARFQTLLMDEHSWNVTYDFKRGEPRRDGKTKIGDCIACNMCVVVCPTGIDIRDGLQVGCVACGKCVDACTSIMAKENKKTLIGYFSLKQIETGDKIKWVRPRTVVYAILLGVVLTGASIQLLTRIPMSMIAASNKSMPPILIPDNKIRAFVALRIQNIAPVEKEFQLTAFDTRHGKEILIRSGEENNQFTLGSGEIKSISVVLETQTLSEQELNEGYLPGSIVLKNTQDPDEKLEKKLSLSLPRK; encoded by the coding sequence ATGATCATATCAAGACCCCAATCAGGAAAAGTAAGGACACGAAGAAATATCGTTATGAGTTTTCTCGTGGGATTATTTTTAGTCGCACCTTGGGTGGTGTTACCTGAAGGTAGCCCACTCATCCGACTGGACATCCCGAAGAGGATGTTTCACTTGTTTGGTGGTCTTTTTATCCCACAAGAAGGACTGATCCTATGGTTTTTCCTTCTCACAATGGGATTGTCACTTTTCTTTTTTACATCCGTCATTGGACGTGTCTGGTGCGGATGGGGTTGCCCCCAAACCATTTATACCGACTTATTCGACCGAATTGGTCGGTTTGTTTTAGATTCTAAATATGGAAAAAAAGACGCATCCATTATAGGAAAATACACTGTGTATTTTTTATGGATCGTAGTCTCATTTATTGCTTCCTTTCACTGGATTGCGTATTTTGTAAGCCCCTATGAAATGTTAGCTGATTACATGAGTTTATCAGCATTTTCCGAAACATATTTTTATTTTACCTTATTTTTTACTGCTGCGATGTTCATTGATATTGGTTTTATCAGAGAACAATTTTGTCGATATGCTTGCCCTTATGCAAGATTCCAAACCCTTCTCATGGATGAACATTCCTGGAATGTAACTTACGATTTCAAACGTGGTGAACCACGTCGTGATGGAAAAACCAAAATCGGTGACTGCATTGCTTGTAATATGTGTGTGGTAGTTTGCCCAACAGGAATTGATATCCGTGATGGCTTACAAGTAGGCTGTGTTGCCTGTGGGAAATGTGTGGATGCATGTACATCCATCATGGCAAAAGAAAACAAAAAAACCTTAATTGGTTATTTTTCCCTCAAACAAATTGAAACCGGTGATAAAATCAAATGGGTTCGACCACGGACAGTGGTCTATGCAATTTTATTAGGTGTGGTTCTCACAGGGGCAAGTATCCAACTTCTCACAAGAATTCCGATGTCAATGATTGCTGCTTCCAATAAATCAATGCCCCCTATCCTCATTCCAGATAATAAAATAAGAGCCTTTGTAGCACTTAGAATTCAAAACATTGCTCCAGTCGAAAAAGAATTCCAACTCACTGCTTTTGATACAAGGCATGGAAAGGAGATCCTGATTCGATCAGGTGAAGAAAACAATCAATTCACATTAGGTTCAGGAGAAATCAAAAGCATTTCTGTTGTGTTGGAAACGCAAACCCTCTCCGAACAGGAATTAAACGAAGGATATTTACCTGGTTCCATCGTTTTAAAAAACACACAAGATCCAGATGAGAAACTAGAGAAAAAACTATCACTGTCTCTACCGAGGAAATAA
- a CDS encoding c-type cytochrome — protein MKEPKEVDGIFQADNPMPPWWKLVWLISIIVSIGYVVYFHWYSDWPQDVAFEKEVAEHETKFPTKQVVANPEDGSNPYRDDAVAIKEGESTYKQICSACHGPTAEGAVGPSLVDKDWIHGNTDKEVFNNIMKGIGPERQKLNRGGMPAWEGLGAEKVYAVMAWIATKNSSLVKAK, from the coding sequence ATGAAAGAACCAAAAGAAGTAGACGGAATCTTCCAAGCCGACAATCCAATGCCACCTTGGTGGAAATTAGTATGGCTCATCAGTATCATCGTATCCATCGGTTATGTTGTATACTTTCACTGGTACTCAGATTGGCCACAGGATGTTGCTTTCGAAAAAGAAGTAGCTGAACACGAAACTAAGTTTCCAACAAAACAAGTTGTTGCAAATCCAGAAGATGGCTCAAATCCATACCGTGATGATGCTGTTGCGATTAAAGAAGGTGAGAGCACTTACAAACAAATTTGCTCAGCTTGCCACGGCCCAACGGCAGAAGGTGCGGTAGGACCAAGTTTGGTTGATAAAGATTGGATTCATGGAAACACTGATAAAGAAGTGTTTAACAACATCATGAAAGGAATTGGACCAGAAAGACAAAAACTCAACCGAGGTGGTATGCCGGCTTGGGAAGGTTTAGGTGCTGAGAAAGTTTATGCTGTTATGGCATGGATTGCAACAAAGAACAGTAGTTTGGTAAAGGCAAAATAA
- a CDS encoding CcoQ/FixQ family Cbb3-type cytochrome c oxidase assembly chaperone has product MNDADLLLIYKSLRLPILVIAIAYITYYVYKKRSKEEMEKPKYRMLEED; this is encoded by the coding sequence ATGAATGACGCCGACCTTCTCTTAATCTATAAAAGTTTGCGATTGCCGATCCTTGTGATCGCTATAGCATACATCACCTACTACGTTTATAAAAAACGCAGTAAAGAAGAAATGGAAAAACCCAAGTATCGAATGCTTGAGGAGGATTAA
- the ccoO gene encoding cytochrome-c oxidase, cbb3-type subunit II — translation MFGFNKFLDWFSEIADRWDTKGVKFTIYTTIAVVIGGLFELIPPFFLTKTVTPISTVKPYSALELAGRDTYQREGCIGCHTQMVRPFKWEVDRFDPTKSYGRNGYSKGGEFVYDHPFLWGSKRTGPDLAHESQMLRSNEWHKNHLINPRTVGGVPNSIMPAYPWLFEESHKVDVEQVVANMKALRSIGVPYSEEDLANAPSLLKDKTEGDALVAYLQKLGRDSAELQKGMK, via the coding sequence ATGTTTGGTTTTAACAAATTCTTAGATTGGTTTTCAGAAATTGCTGACCGTTGGGATACAAAAGGTGTCAAGTTTACTATTTATACAACCATTGCGGTTGTGATTGGTGGACTTTTTGAGCTCATCCCGCCGTTTTTCCTAACCAAAACGGTCACTCCAATATCCACTGTAAAACCATATTCAGCATTGGAGTTGGCAGGTCGTGATACCTACCAAAGGGAAGGTTGTATTGGTTGTCATACACAAATGGTTCGTCCTTTTAAATGGGAAGTGGATCGTTTTGACCCAACTAAATCGTATGGACGAAATGGTTATTCCAAAGGTGGTGAGTTTGTTTACGACCATCCATTCCTTTGGGGTTCAAAACGTACGGGACCAGACTTAGCACACGAGTCCCAAATGTTACGATCAAATGAGTGGCATAAAAACCACCTCATCAACCCAAGAACCGTAGGTGGTGTACCAAACTCCATTATGCCAGCCTATCCATGGTTATTCGAAGAGTCACACAAAGTAGATGTCGAACAAGTAGTTGCAAATATGAAAGCATTACGATCCATCGGAGTACCATATTCCGAAGAGGATTTAGCCAATGCTCCATCACTTCTCAAAGATAAAACTGAGGGAGATGCACTTGTTGCTTATTTGCAAAAACTGGGACGTGACTCTGCAGAGTTACAAAAAGGGATGAAGTAA
- the ccoN gene encoding cytochrome-c oxidase, cbb3-type subunit I — MATEKTQYDDFIVKGFIISALVWGVASMTFGVIIAFQLVYPQLNLELPWTSFGRLRPLHTNAAIFGFALSVIFATAYHTVQRLCRTRMWNDTLSKLHLALYNLSIVLAAITLPLGYSQSKEYAELEWPIDLLIVVWYVIFFANYLMTVLKRKEEQMYVAIWFYIASFVTVPLLFIVNNIVIPAGFLKSYSVYAGVFDANIQWWYGHNAVAFVLTTPFLGLMYYYLPKHIKQPIYSHRLSIIHFWSLIFIYIWAGPHHLLYSPIPEWLQTTGMVFSIMLWMPSWGGMLNGFLTLTQAKDKIKVDATLKMMLAAVTFYGMSTFEGPLLSIRAVSALGHNTDWIIGHVHSGTLGWVGFMSAAALYYLVPRLWNANLYSEKLANAHFWLGTLGILLYIISMWVSGITEGSMWRAVGENGELVYKDWVEIVEFLKPFRLFRAIGGTLYLTGIILMVYNFIKTIQNKDSGFVEQDLRIGVKS; from the coding sequence TTGGCTACGGAAAAAACTCAATATGACGATTTTATCGTAAAAGGGTTTATCATTTCAGCGTTAGTCTGGGGCGTTGCATCAATGACATTTGGTGTCATCATTGCCTTCCAACTTGTGTATCCACAGCTGAATTTGGAATTACCTTGGACGAGCTTCGGAAGACTACGACCTCTACATACCAATGCTGCCATATTTGGTTTTGCATTGAGCGTAATCTTCGCCACTGCTTATCATACAGTACAAAGACTTTGTCGCACAAGAATGTGGAACGACACTCTTTCCAAACTGCATTTGGCATTATACAATCTATCAATTGTTTTAGCTGCGATCACATTACCACTCGGTTACAGCCAATCAAAAGAATATGCTGAATTAGAATGGCCCATCGACTTACTCATTGTTGTATGGTATGTAATCTTTTTTGCAAATTACCTCATGACGGTACTCAAACGAAAAGAAGAACAAATGTATGTTGCCATTTGGTTTTACATTGCTTCCTTCGTGACAGTTCCCCTACTCTTCATTGTGAATAACATCGTAATCCCTGCAGGATTCTTAAAATCGTATTCGGTTTACGCAGGAGTATTTGATGCCAACATCCAATGGTGGTATGGTCACAATGCTGTAGCATTCGTACTCACAACTCCATTTTTGGGACTTATGTACTACTACCTCCCAAAACACATCAAACAACCAATTTACTCACATAGACTCTCCATCATTCACTTTTGGTCTCTCATCTTTATCTACATTTGGGCAGGTCCTCACCACTTATTGTATTCACCAATCCCTGAGTGGTTACAAACGACTGGTATGGTATTTTCCATCATGTTATGGATGCCGTCTTGGGGTGGTATGTTAAATGGATTTTTAACACTCACACAAGCCAAAGATAAAATCAAAGTGGATGCAACCCTCAAAATGATGTTAGCTGCCGTTACATTTTACGGTATGTCAACATTCGAAGGACCTCTTCTTTCGATCCGTGCGGTTTCTGCTTTAGGTCACAACACAGACTGGATCATTGGTCACGTTCACTCGGGAACTTTAGGTTGGGTTGGTTTTATGTCAGCCGCTGCCTTGTATTACTTAGTCCCTAGACTTTGGAATGCAAACCTCTATAGCGAAAAATTGGCGAATGCACATTTTTGGCTCGGAACTCTTGGGATCCTACTCTACATCATTTCCATGTGGGTATCTGGGATCACAGAAGGATCAATGTGGAGAGCTGTTGGTGAAAACGGTGAACTCGTTTACAAAGATTGGGTCGAGATCGTTGAGTTCTTAAAACCATTTCGTTTGTTCCGTGCGATTGGAGGAACACTCTACCTAACAGGGATTATCCTTATGGTGTATAACTTTATCAAAACCATTCAAAACAAAGACAGTGGTTTTGTGGAACAAGACTTACGTATAGGAGTGAAATCATAA